The following coding sequences are from one Nicotiana tabacum cultivar K326 chromosome 1, ASM71507v2, whole genome shotgun sequence window:
- the LOC107812394 gene encoding protein MEI2-like 4 isoform X1, protein MPSQMREPQGLSPSSYFSEDLCFHDERQVGFWKTNSLQNYHGLKGDDALQRAAVRSSPLENHISLGSPMAKHFEHHGSYLKQDKKVNSIIEKQTFGVERASHSLPRALDHNLDVRSILGADLTSIPAEGDRISIMGGQYENGLFSSSLSELFSRKLRLPTNNSPHGHSVGAADSHYEEEEPFESLKELEAHAIGNLLPDDDDLLAGVTDGLDYVGQPNAGDDIEDLDLFSSVGGMDLGEDGSSPGQRNSEFAGNYTLQGGSSAAIGGKHPPGENPSRTLFIRNINSSVEDSELQTLFEQYGDIHMLYTACKHRGFVMISYYDIRASQHAMKALQNKPLRRMKLDIHFSIPKDNPSEKDVNQGTLLVFDLDSSVSNDELRQIFGVYGEIKEIRETPHRSHHKFVEFYDIRAAEAALRALNRSDIAGKQIKVEASHPSGTRRRLLQQFPSELEQDEPGLYLQQNSPSILATGFSGALPHGGHASSIENGSILGRQSASGSAINSYLDNAFDCGFSFSVPNSLLRLESKGNQVNVGETGHLQSRISFEFSGTSGLHPHSLPEYHDGLSNGASSISPGSISATMNIRPVKSENRKFSRVGSNGHSVELNEVFTPNGNVNCPSPGHQYIWSKSHQPQPQGMMWPNSPTFVGGVCATRPQQLHSVPRAPAHMLNALVPINNHHVGSAPSVNPSLSLWDRRHAYAGESPDASGFHPGSLGSMRISGNSPHHLEFIPHNVFPRTGGSCIDLSMSSSNVGLHSHHQRSLMFPGRGQIIPMINSFDSPNERMRSRRNEGSSNQTDNKKQFELDVDRIARGEDKRTTLMIKNIPNKYTSKMLLSAIDERHRGMYDFIYLPIDFKNKCNVGYAFINMTVPSLIVPFYHAFNGKKWEKFNSEKVASLAYARIQGKAALIAHFQNSSLMNEDKRCRPILFHTDGPNAGDQVPFPMGVNIRPRTSKNRAGTSEESYQESQTSLSTSKDFVNEESSSGSVKESN, encoded by the exons ATGCCATCTCAAATGAGGGAGCCACAGGGTTTATCGCCATCATCATACTTCTCCGAGGACTTATGTTTTCATGATGAG AGGCAAGTTGGATTTTGGAAGACAAACAGCCTGCAGAATTACCATG GTCTTAAAGGTGATGATGCTTTACAAAGAGCTGCTGTCCGTTCATCACCCCTTGAGAATCATATTTCGTTGGGCTCTCCGATGGCAAAGCATTTTGAACATCATGGTTCTTATCTAAAACAAGACAAAAAGGTTAACAGCATCATAGAAAAACAAACTTTTGGAGTGGAAAGAGCATCTCACTCTTTACCTAGAGCTCTTGACCATAACCTGGATGTAAGATCTATTCTCGGTGCTGACCTGACATCTATTCCAGCTGAAGGTGACAGAATTAGCATAATGGGTGGTCAATATGAGAATGGTCTCTTCTCGAGCTCATTATCAGAACTATTCAGTAGAAAAT TGCGATTGCCGACCAATAATTCTCCACATGGTCATTCTGTTGGTGCAGCTGACTCACACTATGAAGAAGAAGAACCTTTTGAGTCCCTTAAAGAACTTGAGGCCCACGCTATTGGAAATCTTCTCCCTGATGATGATGACTTGCTTGCTGGAGTGACTGATGGGCTTGACTATGTTGGCCAACCCAATGCTGGTGATGACATTGAAGATCTCGATCTTTTCAGTAGTGTTGGAGGGATGGATCTAGGAGAAGATGGTTCCTCTCCAGGACAACGAAATTCTGAATTTGCTGGAAATTATACTCTGCAGGGTGGCTCTAGTGCTGCAATTGGAGGCAAGCACCCTCCCGGGGAAAATCCATCTAGAACACTCTTTATAAGAAATATAAACAGCAGTGTTGAAGATTCTGAATTACAAACACTTTTTGAG CAATATGGAGATATTCACATGCTATATACAGCATGCAAGCATCGCGGTTTTGTTATGATCTCGTATTATGATATTCGAGCATCGCAACATGCCATGAAAGCTCTTCAGAACAAACCGTTGAGACGCATGAAGCTAGACATACATTTCTCTATTCCCAAG GACAATCCATCTGAAAAAGATGTCAACCAAGGCACTCTCCTGGTTTTCGACCTTGATTCCTCTGTTTCAAATGATGAACTCCGTCAAATATTTGGTGTATATGGCGAGATTAAGGAG ATCCGTGAGACTCCACATAGAAGCCATCACAAATTTGTAGAGTTCTATGATATTAGAGCTGCAGAAGCTGCTCTTCGTGCATTAAACAGGAGTGACATTGCAGGGAAGCAGATAAAAGTTGAAGCAAGCCATCCTAGTGGTACTAGACG CAGGTTGTTGCAACAGTTTCCTTCTGAGCTGGAGCAAGATGAACCTGGTCTATATTTGCAGCAGAATAGTCCTAGCATCTTAGCAACTGGATTTTCTG GGGCACTTCCACACGGAGGACATGCGTCGAGTATCGAAAATGGATCAATTCTGGGAAGACAATCAGCCAGTGGTTCTGCCATTAATTCCTATCTGGATAATGCATTTGACTGTGGATTTTCATTCAGTGTTCCTAACAGCTTGTTGAGGTTGGAATCTAAGGGCAACCAAGTCAATGTTGGTGAAACTGGCCACCTGCAGAGCCGAATCAGTTTTGAGTTTAGCGGCACATCAGGTCTCCATCCTCATTCACTTCCAGAGTATCATGATGGTTTATCTAATGGAGCTTCCTCCATTTCTCCGGGCAGCATTTCTGCAACTATGAATATCAGACCAGTAAAATCAGAAAATCGAAAGTTTTCCAGAGTTGGCTCTAATGGGCATTCGGTTGAACTAAATGAAG TTTTTACTCCAAATGGAAATGTAAATTGTCCTTCTCCTGGGCACCAGTACATCTGGAGTAAATCACATCAACCTCAGCCTCAAGGTATGATGTGGCCAAACTCACCCACATTTGTAGGTGGAGTCTGTGCCACTCGCCCTCAACAACTGCATTCTGTTCCAAGGGCTCCCGCCCATATGCTGAATGCACTTGTACCAATAAACAACCATCATGTGGGTTCAGCACCCTCTGTTAATCCCTCCCTCTCTCTCTGGGATAGAAGGCATGCCTATGCAGGAGAATCTCCTGATGCATCTGGTTTTCACCCAGGTTCTCTGGGCAGTATGAGGATTTCTGGAAATTCACCACATCATTTGGAGTTTATTCCTCATAACGTTTTCCCTCGCACTGGTGGTAGCTGTATAGACTTGTCAATGTCTTCCAGTAATGTTGGATTGCACTCCCATCATCAGAGGAGTTTGATGTTTCCTGGTAGAGGTCAAATAATTCCTATGATCAATTCATTTGATTCTCCAAATGAAAGGATGAGGAGCCGTCGGAATGAAGGTAGTTCAAATCAGACTGACAACAAGAAGCAGTTTGAACTGGATGTTGATCGGATTGCACGAGGGGAAGATAAAAGGACGACCCTAATGATAAAGAACATTCCTAACAA GTACACTTCAAAAATGCTTTTGTCTGCAATTGATGAACGTCACAGAGGAATGTATGATTTCATCTATCTACCAATTGATTTCAAG AACAAGTGCAATGTAGGTTATGCTTTTATCAACATGACTGTTCCTTCCCTTATTGTTCCATTTTATCAT GCATTCAATGGAAAGAAATGGGAAAAGTTCAATAGTGAGAAGGTGGCATCACTTGCATATGCTCGTATCCAAGGAAAAGCTGCACTCATTGCTCACTTCCAGAATTCTAGCCTCATGAATGAAGATAAGCGGTGCCGGCCAATCCTCTTCCACACTGATGGCCCTAATGCCGGCGATCAG GTGCCCTTTCCCATGGGTGTAAACATCAGGCCAAGAACCAGCAAAAATCGGGCTGGCACCAGTGAAGAAAGTTACCAAGAAAGTCAGACAAGTTTGTCAACCAGCAAGGATTTCGTAAATGAAGAGTCATCTTCAGGTTCTGTCAAGGAATCAAATTGA
- the LOC107812394 gene encoding protein MEI2-like 4 isoform X2, with protein sequence MPSQMREPQGLSPSSYFSEDLCFHDERQVGFWKTNSLQNYHGLKGDDALQRAAVRSSPLENHISLGSPMAKHFEHHGSYLKQDKKVNSIIEKQTFGVERASHSLPRALDHNLDVRSILGADLTSIPAEGDRISIMGGQYENGLFSSSLSELFSRKLRLPTNNSPHGHSVGAADSHYEEEEPFESLKELEAHAIGNLLPDDDDLLAGVTDGLDYVGQPNAGDDIEDLDLFSSVGGMDLGEDGSSPGQRNSEFAGNYTLQGGSSAAIGGKHPPGENPSRTLFIRNINSSVEDSELQTLFEQYGDIHMLYTACKHRGFVMISYYDIRASQHAMKALQNKPLRRMKLDIHFSIPKDNPSEKDVNQGTLLVFDLDSSVSNDELRQIFGVYGEIKEIRETPHRSHHKFVEFYDIRAAEAALRALNRSDIAGKQIKVEASHPSGTRRLLQQFPSELEQDEPGLYLQQNSPSILATGFSGALPHGGHASSIENGSILGRQSASGSAINSYLDNAFDCGFSFSVPNSLLRLESKGNQVNVGETGHLQSRISFEFSGTSGLHPHSLPEYHDGLSNGASSISPGSISATMNIRPVKSENRKFSRVGSNGHSVELNEVFTPNGNVNCPSPGHQYIWSKSHQPQPQGMMWPNSPTFVGGVCATRPQQLHSVPRAPAHMLNALVPINNHHVGSAPSVNPSLSLWDRRHAYAGESPDASGFHPGSLGSMRISGNSPHHLEFIPHNVFPRTGGSCIDLSMSSSNVGLHSHHQRSLMFPGRGQIIPMINSFDSPNERMRSRRNEGSSNQTDNKKQFELDVDRIARGEDKRTTLMIKNIPNKYTSKMLLSAIDERHRGMYDFIYLPIDFKNKCNVGYAFINMTVPSLIVPFYHAFNGKKWEKFNSEKVASLAYARIQGKAALIAHFQNSSLMNEDKRCRPILFHTDGPNAGDQVPFPMGVNIRPRTSKNRAGTSEESYQESQTSLSTSKDFVNEESSSGSVKESN encoded by the exons ATGCCATCTCAAATGAGGGAGCCACAGGGTTTATCGCCATCATCATACTTCTCCGAGGACTTATGTTTTCATGATGAG AGGCAAGTTGGATTTTGGAAGACAAACAGCCTGCAGAATTACCATG GTCTTAAAGGTGATGATGCTTTACAAAGAGCTGCTGTCCGTTCATCACCCCTTGAGAATCATATTTCGTTGGGCTCTCCGATGGCAAAGCATTTTGAACATCATGGTTCTTATCTAAAACAAGACAAAAAGGTTAACAGCATCATAGAAAAACAAACTTTTGGAGTGGAAAGAGCATCTCACTCTTTACCTAGAGCTCTTGACCATAACCTGGATGTAAGATCTATTCTCGGTGCTGACCTGACATCTATTCCAGCTGAAGGTGACAGAATTAGCATAATGGGTGGTCAATATGAGAATGGTCTCTTCTCGAGCTCATTATCAGAACTATTCAGTAGAAAAT TGCGATTGCCGACCAATAATTCTCCACATGGTCATTCTGTTGGTGCAGCTGACTCACACTATGAAGAAGAAGAACCTTTTGAGTCCCTTAAAGAACTTGAGGCCCACGCTATTGGAAATCTTCTCCCTGATGATGATGACTTGCTTGCTGGAGTGACTGATGGGCTTGACTATGTTGGCCAACCCAATGCTGGTGATGACATTGAAGATCTCGATCTTTTCAGTAGTGTTGGAGGGATGGATCTAGGAGAAGATGGTTCCTCTCCAGGACAACGAAATTCTGAATTTGCTGGAAATTATACTCTGCAGGGTGGCTCTAGTGCTGCAATTGGAGGCAAGCACCCTCCCGGGGAAAATCCATCTAGAACACTCTTTATAAGAAATATAAACAGCAGTGTTGAAGATTCTGAATTACAAACACTTTTTGAG CAATATGGAGATATTCACATGCTATATACAGCATGCAAGCATCGCGGTTTTGTTATGATCTCGTATTATGATATTCGAGCATCGCAACATGCCATGAAAGCTCTTCAGAACAAACCGTTGAGACGCATGAAGCTAGACATACATTTCTCTATTCCCAAG GACAATCCATCTGAAAAAGATGTCAACCAAGGCACTCTCCTGGTTTTCGACCTTGATTCCTCTGTTTCAAATGATGAACTCCGTCAAATATTTGGTGTATATGGCGAGATTAAGGAG ATCCGTGAGACTCCACATAGAAGCCATCACAAATTTGTAGAGTTCTATGATATTAGAGCTGCAGAAGCTGCTCTTCGTGCATTAAACAGGAGTGACATTGCAGGGAAGCAGATAAAAGTTGAAGCAAGCCATCCTAGTGGTACTAGACG GTTGTTGCAACAGTTTCCTTCTGAGCTGGAGCAAGATGAACCTGGTCTATATTTGCAGCAGAATAGTCCTAGCATCTTAGCAACTGGATTTTCTG GGGCACTTCCACACGGAGGACATGCGTCGAGTATCGAAAATGGATCAATTCTGGGAAGACAATCAGCCAGTGGTTCTGCCATTAATTCCTATCTGGATAATGCATTTGACTGTGGATTTTCATTCAGTGTTCCTAACAGCTTGTTGAGGTTGGAATCTAAGGGCAACCAAGTCAATGTTGGTGAAACTGGCCACCTGCAGAGCCGAATCAGTTTTGAGTTTAGCGGCACATCAGGTCTCCATCCTCATTCACTTCCAGAGTATCATGATGGTTTATCTAATGGAGCTTCCTCCATTTCTCCGGGCAGCATTTCTGCAACTATGAATATCAGACCAGTAAAATCAGAAAATCGAAAGTTTTCCAGAGTTGGCTCTAATGGGCATTCGGTTGAACTAAATGAAG TTTTTACTCCAAATGGAAATGTAAATTGTCCTTCTCCTGGGCACCAGTACATCTGGAGTAAATCACATCAACCTCAGCCTCAAGGTATGATGTGGCCAAACTCACCCACATTTGTAGGTGGAGTCTGTGCCACTCGCCCTCAACAACTGCATTCTGTTCCAAGGGCTCCCGCCCATATGCTGAATGCACTTGTACCAATAAACAACCATCATGTGGGTTCAGCACCCTCTGTTAATCCCTCCCTCTCTCTCTGGGATAGAAGGCATGCCTATGCAGGAGAATCTCCTGATGCATCTGGTTTTCACCCAGGTTCTCTGGGCAGTATGAGGATTTCTGGAAATTCACCACATCATTTGGAGTTTATTCCTCATAACGTTTTCCCTCGCACTGGTGGTAGCTGTATAGACTTGTCAATGTCTTCCAGTAATGTTGGATTGCACTCCCATCATCAGAGGAGTTTGATGTTTCCTGGTAGAGGTCAAATAATTCCTATGATCAATTCATTTGATTCTCCAAATGAAAGGATGAGGAGCCGTCGGAATGAAGGTAGTTCAAATCAGACTGACAACAAGAAGCAGTTTGAACTGGATGTTGATCGGATTGCACGAGGGGAAGATAAAAGGACGACCCTAATGATAAAGAACATTCCTAACAA GTACACTTCAAAAATGCTTTTGTCTGCAATTGATGAACGTCACAGAGGAATGTATGATTTCATCTATCTACCAATTGATTTCAAG AACAAGTGCAATGTAGGTTATGCTTTTATCAACATGACTGTTCCTTCCCTTATTGTTCCATTTTATCAT GCATTCAATGGAAAGAAATGGGAAAAGTTCAATAGTGAGAAGGTGGCATCACTTGCATATGCTCGTATCCAAGGAAAAGCTGCACTCATTGCTCACTTCCAGAATTCTAGCCTCATGAATGAAGATAAGCGGTGCCGGCCAATCCTCTTCCACACTGATGGCCCTAATGCCGGCGATCAG GTGCCCTTTCCCATGGGTGTAAACATCAGGCCAAGAACCAGCAAAAATCGGGCTGGCACCAGTGAAGAAAGTTACCAAGAAAGTCAGACAAGTTTGTCAACCAGCAAGGATTTCGTAAATGAAGAGTCATCTTCAGGTTCTGTCAAGGAATCAAATTGA
- the LOC107812394 gene encoding protein MEI2-like 4 isoform X4: protein MPSQMREPQGLSPSSYFSEDLCFHDERQVGFWKTNSLQNYHGLKGDDALQRAAVRSSPLENHISLGSPMAKHFEHHGSYLKQDKKVNSIIEKQTFGVERASHSLPRALDHNLDVRSILGADLTSIPAEGDRISIMGGQYENGLFSSSLSELFSRKSDSHYEEEEPFESLKELEAHAIGNLLPDDDDLLAGVTDGLDYVGQPNAGDDIEDLDLFSSVGGMDLGEDGSSPGQRNSEFAGNYTLQGGSSAAIGGKHPPGENPSRTLFIRNINSSVEDSELQTLFEQYGDIHMLYTACKHRGFVMISYYDIRASQHAMKALQNKPLRRMKLDIHFSIPKDNPSEKDVNQGTLLVFDLDSSVSNDELRQIFGVYGEIKEIRETPHRSHHKFVEFYDIRAAEAALRALNRSDIAGKQIKVEASHPSGTRRLLQQFPSELEQDEPGLYLQQNSPSILATGFSGALPHGGHASSIENGSILGRQSASGSAINSYLDNAFDCGFSFSVPNSLLRLESKGNQVNVGETGHLQSRISFEFSGTSGLHPHSLPEYHDGLSNGASSISPGSISATMNIRPVKSENRKFSRVGSNGHSVELNEVFTPNGNVNCPSPGHQYIWSKSHQPQPQGMMWPNSPTFVGGVCATRPQQLHSVPRAPAHMLNALVPINNHHVGSAPSVNPSLSLWDRRHAYAGESPDASGFHPGSLGSMRISGNSPHHLEFIPHNVFPRTGGSCIDLSMSSSNVGLHSHHQRSLMFPGRGQIIPMINSFDSPNERMRSRRNEGSSNQTDNKKQFELDVDRIARGEDKRTTLMIKNIPNKYTSKMLLSAIDERHRGMYDFIYLPIDFKNKCNVGYAFINMTVPSLIVPFYHAFNGKKWEKFNSEKVASLAYARIQGKAALIAHFQNSSLMNEDKRCRPILFHTDGPNAGDQVPFPMGVNIRPRTSKNRAGTSEESYQESQTSLSTSKDFVNEESSSGSVKESN, encoded by the exons ATGCCATCTCAAATGAGGGAGCCACAGGGTTTATCGCCATCATCATACTTCTCCGAGGACTTATGTTTTCATGATGAG AGGCAAGTTGGATTTTGGAAGACAAACAGCCTGCAGAATTACCATG GTCTTAAAGGTGATGATGCTTTACAAAGAGCTGCTGTCCGTTCATCACCCCTTGAGAATCATATTTCGTTGGGCTCTCCGATGGCAAAGCATTTTGAACATCATGGTTCTTATCTAAAACAAGACAAAAAGGTTAACAGCATCATAGAAAAACAAACTTTTGGAGTGGAAAGAGCATCTCACTCTTTACCTAGAGCTCTTGACCATAACCTGGATGTAAGATCTATTCTCGGTGCTGACCTGACATCTATTCCAGCTGAAGGTGACAGAATTAGCATAATGGGTGGTCAATATGAGAATGGTCTCTTCTCGAGCTCATTATCAGAACTATTCAGTAGAAAAT CTGACTCACACTATGAAGAAGAAGAACCTTTTGAGTCCCTTAAAGAACTTGAGGCCCACGCTATTGGAAATCTTCTCCCTGATGATGATGACTTGCTTGCTGGAGTGACTGATGGGCTTGACTATGTTGGCCAACCCAATGCTGGTGATGACATTGAAGATCTCGATCTTTTCAGTAGTGTTGGAGGGATGGATCTAGGAGAAGATGGTTCCTCTCCAGGACAACGAAATTCTGAATTTGCTGGAAATTATACTCTGCAGGGTGGCTCTAGTGCTGCAATTGGAGGCAAGCACCCTCCCGGGGAAAATCCATCTAGAACACTCTTTATAAGAAATATAAACAGCAGTGTTGAAGATTCTGAATTACAAACACTTTTTGAG CAATATGGAGATATTCACATGCTATATACAGCATGCAAGCATCGCGGTTTTGTTATGATCTCGTATTATGATATTCGAGCATCGCAACATGCCATGAAAGCTCTTCAGAACAAACCGTTGAGACGCATGAAGCTAGACATACATTTCTCTATTCCCAAG GACAATCCATCTGAAAAAGATGTCAACCAAGGCACTCTCCTGGTTTTCGACCTTGATTCCTCTGTTTCAAATGATGAACTCCGTCAAATATTTGGTGTATATGGCGAGATTAAGGAG ATCCGTGAGACTCCACATAGAAGCCATCACAAATTTGTAGAGTTCTATGATATTAGAGCTGCAGAAGCTGCTCTTCGTGCATTAAACAGGAGTGACATTGCAGGGAAGCAGATAAAAGTTGAAGCAAGCCATCCTAGTGGTACTAGACG GTTGTTGCAACAGTTTCCTTCTGAGCTGGAGCAAGATGAACCTGGTCTATATTTGCAGCAGAATAGTCCTAGCATCTTAGCAACTGGATTTTCTG GGGCACTTCCACACGGAGGACATGCGTCGAGTATCGAAAATGGATCAATTCTGGGAAGACAATCAGCCAGTGGTTCTGCCATTAATTCCTATCTGGATAATGCATTTGACTGTGGATTTTCATTCAGTGTTCCTAACAGCTTGTTGAGGTTGGAATCTAAGGGCAACCAAGTCAATGTTGGTGAAACTGGCCACCTGCAGAGCCGAATCAGTTTTGAGTTTAGCGGCACATCAGGTCTCCATCCTCATTCACTTCCAGAGTATCATGATGGTTTATCTAATGGAGCTTCCTCCATTTCTCCGGGCAGCATTTCTGCAACTATGAATATCAGACCAGTAAAATCAGAAAATCGAAAGTTTTCCAGAGTTGGCTCTAATGGGCATTCGGTTGAACTAAATGAAG TTTTTACTCCAAATGGAAATGTAAATTGTCCTTCTCCTGGGCACCAGTACATCTGGAGTAAATCACATCAACCTCAGCCTCAAGGTATGATGTGGCCAAACTCACCCACATTTGTAGGTGGAGTCTGTGCCACTCGCCCTCAACAACTGCATTCTGTTCCAAGGGCTCCCGCCCATATGCTGAATGCACTTGTACCAATAAACAACCATCATGTGGGTTCAGCACCCTCTGTTAATCCCTCCCTCTCTCTCTGGGATAGAAGGCATGCCTATGCAGGAGAATCTCCTGATGCATCTGGTTTTCACCCAGGTTCTCTGGGCAGTATGAGGATTTCTGGAAATTCACCACATCATTTGGAGTTTATTCCTCATAACGTTTTCCCTCGCACTGGTGGTAGCTGTATAGACTTGTCAATGTCTTCCAGTAATGTTGGATTGCACTCCCATCATCAGAGGAGTTTGATGTTTCCTGGTAGAGGTCAAATAATTCCTATGATCAATTCATTTGATTCTCCAAATGAAAGGATGAGGAGCCGTCGGAATGAAGGTAGTTCAAATCAGACTGACAACAAGAAGCAGTTTGAACTGGATGTTGATCGGATTGCACGAGGGGAAGATAAAAGGACGACCCTAATGATAAAGAACATTCCTAACAA GTACACTTCAAAAATGCTTTTGTCTGCAATTGATGAACGTCACAGAGGAATGTATGATTTCATCTATCTACCAATTGATTTCAAG AACAAGTGCAATGTAGGTTATGCTTTTATCAACATGACTGTTCCTTCCCTTATTGTTCCATTTTATCAT GCATTCAATGGAAAGAAATGGGAAAAGTTCAATAGTGAGAAGGTGGCATCACTTGCATATGCTCGTATCCAAGGAAAAGCTGCACTCATTGCTCACTTCCAGAATTCTAGCCTCATGAATGAAGATAAGCGGTGCCGGCCAATCCTCTTCCACACTGATGGCCCTAATGCCGGCGATCAG GTGCCCTTTCCCATGGGTGTAAACATCAGGCCAAGAACCAGCAAAAATCGGGCTGGCACCAGTGAAGAAAGTTACCAAGAAAGTCAGACAAGTTTGTCAACCAGCAAGGATTTCGTAAATGAAGAGTCATCTTCAGGTTCTGTCAAGGAATCAAATTGA